One Rosa chinensis cultivar Old Blush chromosome 3, RchiOBHm-V2, whole genome shotgun sequence DNA window includes the following coding sequences:
- the LOC112193642 gene encoding probable pre-mRNA-splicing factor ATP-dependent RNA helicase DEAH2 isoform X1: MGTERKRKVSLFDVVDETTVAAAKMSKSNGGGGAMNHNNPMSSLINRWTGKPYSQRYYEILEKRKTLPVWHQKEEFFQVLKKSQSLILVGETGSGKTTQIPQFVLEAVDRESSDKSRKMIACTQPRRVAAMSVSRRVAEEMDVTIGEEVGYSIRFEDCSSARTVLKYLTDGMLLREAMTDPLLERYSVIILDEAHERTLATDVLFGLLKEVLKNRPDMKLVVMSATLEAEKFQGYFNGAPLMKVPGRLHPVEIFYTEEPERDYLEAAIRTVVQIHMYETPGDILVFLTGEEEIEDACRKINKEISNLGDQVGPVKVVPLYSTLPPAMQQKIFDAAPPPATEGGPAGRKIVVSTNIAETSLTIDGIVYVIDPGFSKQKVYNPRVRVESLLVSPISKASAHQRSGRAGRTQPGKCFRLYTEKSFHNDLVPQTYPEILRSNLANTVLTLKKLGIDDLVHFDFMDPPAPETLMRALEVLNYLGALDDDGNLTKLGEIMSEFPLDPQMSKMLVVSPEFNCSNEILSISAMLSVPNCFVRPREAQKAADEAKARFGHIDGDHLTLLNVYHAYKQNNEDPSWCYENFVNQRALKSADNVRQQLVRIMARFNLKLCSTDFKSRDYYINIRKAMLAGYFMQVAHLERTGHYLTVKDNQVVHLHPSNCLDHKPEWVIYNEYVLTSRNFIRTVTDIRGEWLVDIAPHYYDLANFPQCEAKRVLEKLYRKRDDKEDNRNRK, from the exons ATGGGTAcggagaggaagaggaaggtGAGCTTGTTCGACGTGGTGGACGAGACCACGGTTGCAGCTGCGAAGATGAGCAAATCGAAcggtggtggaggcgccatgaaTCACAACAACCCGATGAGCAGTCTGATCAATAGGTGGACCGGAAAGCCCTACTCGCAAAGGTACTATGAGATCCTCGAGAAGAGGAAGACTTTGCCTGTTTGGCACCAGAAGGAGGAGTTCTTTCAGGTTCTCAAGAAAAGTCAGTCGCTGATTCTGGTTGGTGAGACCGGTAGTGGTAAAACCACTCAG ATTCCTCAATTTGTTTTGGAAGCTGTTGATAGGGAGTCTTCAGATAAAAGCAGGAAGATGATTGCATGTACCCAGCCTCGTAGGGTGGCTGCAATGTCAGTGTCTCGCCGTGTTGCTGAAGAGATGGATGTTACCATTGGGGAAGAGGTTGGTTACAGCATTCGTTTTGAAGACTGCAGCAGTGCCAGAACAGTATTGAA GTATCTAACAGATGGTATGCTTTTAAGAGAAGCCATGACAGATCCACTGTTAGAACGATACAGTGTAATAATTCTTGATGAGGCTCATGAGAGGACTTTAGCAACAGATGTTCTGTTTGGGCTTCTGAAGGAAGTATTGAAAAATAGACCTGATATGAAGCTGGTTGTTATGAGTGCTACACTTGAGGCTGAGAAGTTTCAGGGTTATTTCAACGGTGCACCACTAATGAAGGTTCCTGGCAGGCTTCATCCAGTTGAAATTTTTTACACTGAGGAACCTGAGAGGGACTACCTGGAGGCAGCAATTCGAACTGTTGTACAGATTCATATGTATGAGACTCCAGGAGATATACTTGTTTTTTTAACTGGAGAAGAGGAGATAGAAGATGCATGCCGCAAAATCAACAAAGAAATTTCAAACCTGGGTGATCAGGTTGGTCCAGTGAAAGTGGTGCCCCTGTATTCAACTCTCCCTCCAGCTATGCAGCAGAAAATATTTGACGCTGCTCCTCCTCCCGCAACAGAAGGCGGTCCTGCAGGAAGGAAAATTGTGGTGTCAACTAACATTGCAGAAACTTCTCTGACCATAGATGGGATCGTGTATGTTATTGATCCAGGTTTTTCTAAACAGAAAGTTTATAACCCACGAGTGCGTGTTGAATCCTTGTTGGTATCTCCGATTTCTAAGGCTAGTGCACATCAGAGGTCAGGGCGTGCTGGAAGAACTCAGCCAGGCAAATGTTTCAGACTATATACTGAGAAAAGTTTCCATAATGATCTTGTACCTCAGACATATCCAGAAATATTGAGATCAAATCTTGCAAATACAGTGCTTACTTTGAAGAAACTAGGAATAGATGATTTGgttcattttgattttatggATCCCCCTGCTCCAGAGACATTAATGAGAGCACTCGAAGTTTTGAATTATTTGGGTGCATTGGATGATGATGGTAACTTGACCAAGCTGGGTGAGATTATGAGCGAGTTCCCTCTAGATCCTCAGATGTCAAAGATGCTTGTTGTTAGCCCCGAGTTTAACTGCTCAAATGAGATTTTGTCGATTTCTGCCATGCTTTCAG TACCCAATTGCTTTGTCCGGCCTAGGGAGGCTCAGAAAGCTGCAGATGAAGCAAAAGCTAGGTTTGGACACATCGATGGAGATCATCTCACACTGCTGAATGTGTATCATGCATACAAGCAAAACA ATGAAGATCCATCGTGGTGCTATGAGAACTTTGTCAATCAGAGGGCATTGAAGTCTGCAGACAATGTTAGACAACAGCTAGTGCGCATTATGGCTCGGTTTAATCTCAAGCTATGCAGTACTGATTTTAAGAGTCGGGACTACTACATCAACATCAGAAAGGCTATGCTAGCTGGGTATTTCATGCAGGTGGCTCATCTTGAACGCACTGGTCACTACCTTACTGTGAAGGATAACCAA GTTGTACATTTGCATCCATCAAATTGCTTGGATCACAAGCCAGAGTGGGTGATTTACAATGAGTACGTCTTAACGAGCAGGAATTTTATCCGCACAGTGACAGATATCCGTGGTGAATG GCTAGTTGATATCGCACCACACTACTATGATTTGGCCAACTTTCCCCAGTGTGAGGCCAAGCGAGTTCTTGAGAAGCTTTACAGGAAGCGGGACGACAAGGAGGATAACAGAAACAGAAAATGA
- the LOC112193642 gene encoding probable pre-mRNA-splicing factor ATP-dependent RNA helicase DEAH2 isoform X2, translated as MGTERKRKVSLFDVVDETTVAAAKMSKSNGGGGAMNHNNPMSSLINRWTGKPYSQRYYEILEKRKTLPVWHQKEEFFQVLKKSQSLILVGETGSGKTTQIPQFVLEAVDRESSDKSRKMIACTQPRRVAAMSVSRRVAEEMDVTIGEEVGYSIRFEDCSSARTVLKYLTDGMLLREAMTDPLLERYSVIILDEAHERTLATDVLFGLLKEVLKNRPDMKLVVMSATLEAEKFQGYFNGAPLMKVPGRLHPVEIFYTEEPERDYLEAAIRTVVQIHMYETPGDILVFLTGEEEIEDACRKINKEISNLGDQVGPVKVVPLYSTLPPAMQQKIFDAAPPPATEGGPAGRKIVVSTNIAETSLTIDGIVYVIDPGFSKQKVYNPRVRVESLLVSPISKASAHQRSGRAGRTQPGKCFRLYTEKSFHNDLVPQTYPEILRSNLANTVLTLKKLGIDDLVHFDFMDPPAPETLMRALEVLNYLGALDDDGNLTKLGEIMSEFPLDPQMSKMLVVSPEFNCSNEILSISAMLSGRLRKLQMKQKLGLDTSMEIISHC; from the exons ATGGGTAcggagaggaagaggaaggtGAGCTTGTTCGACGTGGTGGACGAGACCACGGTTGCAGCTGCGAAGATGAGCAAATCGAAcggtggtggaggcgccatgaaTCACAACAACCCGATGAGCAGTCTGATCAATAGGTGGACCGGAAAGCCCTACTCGCAAAGGTACTATGAGATCCTCGAGAAGAGGAAGACTTTGCCTGTTTGGCACCAGAAGGAGGAGTTCTTTCAGGTTCTCAAGAAAAGTCAGTCGCTGATTCTGGTTGGTGAGACCGGTAGTGGTAAAACCACTCAG ATTCCTCAATTTGTTTTGGAAGCTGTTGATAGGGAGTCTTCAGATAAAAGCAGGAAGATGATTGCATGTACCCAGCCTCGTAGGGTGGCTGCAATGTCAGTGTCTCGCCGTGTTGCTGAAGAGATGGATGTTACCATTGGGGAAGAGGTTGGTTACAGCATTCGTTTTGAAGACTGCAGCAGTGCCAGAACAGTATTGAA GTATCTAACAGATGGTATGCTTTTAAGAGAAGCCATGACAGATCCACTGTTAGAACGATACAGTGTAATAATTCTTGATGAGGCTCATGAGAGGACTTTAGCAACAGATGTTCTGTTTGGGCTTCTGAAGGAAGTATTGAAAAATAGACCTGATATGAAGCTGGTTGTTATGAGTGCTACACTTGAGGCTGAGAAGTTTCAGGGTTATTTCAACGGTGCACCACTAATGAAGGTTCCTGGCAGGCTTCATCCAGTTGAAATTTTTTACACTGAGGAACCTGAGAGGGACTACCTGGAGGCAGCAATTCGAACTGTTGTACAGATTCATATGTATGAGACTCCAGGAGATATACTTGTTTTTTTAACTGGAGAAGAGGAGATAGAAGATGCATGCCGCAAAATCAACAAAGAAATTTCAAACCTGGGTGATCAGGTTGGTCCAGTGAAAGTGGTGCCCCTGTATTCAACTCTCCCTCCAGCTATGCAGCAGAAAATATTTGACGCTGCTCCTCCTCCCGCAACAGAAGGCGGTCCTGCAGGAAGGAAAATTGTGGTGTCAACTAACATTGCAGAAACTTCTCTGACCATAGATGGGATCGTGTATGTTATTGATCCAGGTTTTTCTAAACAGAAAGTTTATAACCCACGAGTGCGTGTTGAATCCTTGTTGGTATCTCCGATTTCTAAGGCTAGTGCACATCAGAGGTCAGGGCGTGCTGGAAGAACTCAGCCAGGCAAATGTTTCAGACTATATACTGAGAAAAGTTTCCATAATGATCTTGTACCTCAGACATATCCAGAAATATTGAGATCAAATCTTGCAAATACAGTGCTTACTTTGAAGAAACTAGGAATAGATGATTTGgttcattttgattttatggATCCCCCTGCTCCAGAGACATTAATGAGAGCACTCGAAGTTTTGAATTATTTGGGTGCATTGGATGATGATGGTAACTTGACCAAGCTGGGTGAGATTATGAGCGAGTTCCCTCTAGATCCTCAGATGTCAAAGATGCTTGTTGTTAGCCCCGAGTTTAACTGCTCAAATGAGATTTTGTCGATTTCTGCCATGCTTTCAG GGAGGCTCAGAAAGCTGCAGATGAAGCAAAAGCTAGGTTTGGACACATCGATGGAGATCATCTCACACTGCTGA
- the LOC112193642 gene encoding probable pre-mRNA-splicing factor ATP-dependent RNA helicase DEAH2 isoform X4: MGTERKRKVSLFDVVDETTVAAAKMSKSNGGGGAMNHNNPMSSLINRWTGKPYSQRYYEILEKRKTLPVWHQKEEFFQVLKKSQSLILVGETGSGKTTQIPQFVLEAVDRESSDKSRKMIACTQPRRVAAMSVSRRVAEEMDVTIGEEVGYSIRFEDCSSARTVLKYLTDGMLLREAMTDPLLERYSVIILDEAHERTLATDVLFGLLKEVLKNRPDMKLVVMSATLEAEKFQGYFNGAPLMKVPGRLHPVEIFYTEEPERDYLEAAIRTVVQIHMYETPGDILVFLTGEEEIEDACRKINKEISNLGDQVGPVKVVPLYSTLPPAMQQKIFDAAPPPATEGGPAGRKIVVSTNIAETSLTIDGIVYVIDPGFSKQKVYNPRVRVESLLVSPISKASAHQRSGRAGRTQPGKCFRLYTEKSFHNDLVPQTYPEILRSNLANTVLTLKKLGIDDLVHFDFMDPPAPETLMRALEVLNYLGALDDDGNLTKLGEIMSEFPLDPQMSKMLVVSPEFNCSNEILSISAMLSVLSHEANGVVSPLCIC, from the exons ATGGGTAcggagaggaagaggaaggtGAGCTTGTTCGACGTGGTGGACGAGACCACGGTTGCAGCTGCGAAGATGAGCAAATCGAAcggtggtggaggcgccatgaaTCACAACAACCCGATGAGCAGTCTGATCAATAGGTGGACCGGAAAGCCCTACTCGCAAAGGTACTATGAGATCCTCGAGAAGAGGAAGACTTTGCCTGTTTGGCACCAGAAGGAGGAGTTCTTTCAGGTTCTCAAGAAAAGTCAGTCGCTGATTCTGGTTGGTGAGACCGGTAGTGGTAAAACCACTCAG ATTCCTCAATTTGTTTTGGAAGCTGTTGATAGGGAGTCTTCAGATAAAAGCAGGAAGATGATTGCATGTACCCAGCCTCGTAGGGTGGCTGCAATGTCAGTGTCTCGCCGTGTTGCTGAAGAGATGGATGTTACCATTGGGGAAGAGGTTGGTTACAGCATTCGTTTTGAAGACTGCAGCAGTGCCAGAACAGTATTGAA GTATCTAACAGATGGTATGCTTTTAAGAGAAGCCATGACAGATCCACTGTTAGAACGATACAGTGTAATAATTCTTGATGAGGCTCATGAGAGGACTTTAGCAACAGATGTTCTGTTTGGGCTTCTGAAGGAAGTATTGAAAAATAGACCTGATATGAAGCTGGTTGTTATGAGTGCTACACTTGAGGCTGAGAAGTTTCAGGGTTATTTCAACGGTGCACCACTAATGAAGGTTCCTGGCAGGCTTCATCCAGTTGAAATTTTTTACACTGAGGAACCTGAGAGGGACTACCTGGAGGCAGCAATTCGAACTGTTGTACAGATTCATATGTATGAGACTCCAGGAGATATACTTGTTTTTTTAACTGGAGAAGAGGAGATAGAAGATGCATGCCGCAAAATCAACAAAGAAATTTCAAACCTGGGTGATCAGGTTGGTCCAGTGAAAGTGGTGCCCCTGTATTCAACTCTCCCTCCAGCTATGCAGCAGAAAATATTTGACGCTGCTCCTCCTCCCGCAACAGAAGGCGGTCCTGCAGGAAGGAAAATTGTGGTGTCAACTAACATTGCAGAAACTTCTCTGACCATAGATGGGATCGTGTATGTTATTGATCCAGGTTTTTCTAAACAGAAAGTTTATAACCCACGAGTGCGTGTTGAATCCTTGTTGGTATCTCCGATTTCTAAGGCTAGTGCACATCAGAGGTCAGGGCGTGCTGGAAGAACTCAGCCAGGCAAATGTTTCAGACTATATACTGAGAAAAGTTTCCATAATGATCTTGTACCTCAGACATATCCAGAAATATTGAGATCAAATCTTGCAAATACAGTGCTTACTTTGAAGAAACTAGGAATAGATGATTTGgttcattttgattttatggATCCCCCTGCTCCAGAGACATTAATGAGAGCACTCGAAGTTTTGAATTATTTGGGTGCATTGGATGATGATGGTAACTTGACCAAGCTGGGTGAGATTATGAGCGAGTTCCCTCTAGATCCTCAGATGTCAAAGATGCTTGTTGTTAGCCCCGAGTTTAACTGCTCAAATGAGATTTTGTCGATTTCTGCCATGCTTTCAG TATTATCTcatgaagcaaatggtgtggtCTCGCCTCTATGCATCTGCTAA
- the LOC112193642 gene encoding probable pre-mRNA-splicing factor ATP-dependent RNA helicase DEAH2 isoform X3: MGTERKRKVSLFDVVDETTVAAAKMSKSNGGGGAMNHNNPMSSLINRWTGKPYSQRYYEILEKRKTLPVWHQKEEFFQVLKKSQSLILVGETGSGKTTQIPQFVLEAVDRESSDKSRKMIACTQPRRVAAMSVSRRVAEEMDVTIGEEVGYSIRFEDCSSARTVLKYLTDGMLLREAMTDPLLERYSVIILDEAHERTLATDVLFGLLKEVLKNRPDMKLVVMSATLEAEKFQGYFNGAPLMKVPGRLHPVEIFYTEEPERDYLEAAIRTVVQIHMYETPGDILVFLTGEEEIEDACRKINKEISNLGDQVGPVKVVPLYSTLPPAMQQKIFDAAPPPATEGGPAGRKIVVSTNIAETSLTIDGIVYVIDPGFSKQKVYNPRVRVESLLVSPISKASAHQRSGRAGRTQPGKCFRLYTEKSFHNDLVPQTYPEILRSNLANTVLTLKKLGIDDLVHFDFMDPPAPETLMRALEVLNYLGALDDDGNLTKLGEIMSEFPLDPQMSKMLVVSPEFNCSNEILSISAMLSDSCSFSVLSHEANGVVSPLCIC, translated from the exons ATGGGTAcggagaggaagaggaaggtGAGCTTGTTCGACGTGGTGGACGAGACCACGGTTGCAGCTGCGAAGATGAGCAAATCGAAcggtggtggaggcgccatgaaTCACAACAACCCGATGAGCAGTCTGATCAATAGGTGGACCGGAAAGCCCTACTCGCAAAGGTACTATGAGATCCTCGAGAAGAGGAAGACTTTGCCTGTTTGGCACCAGAAGGAGGAGTTCTTTCAGGTTCTCAAGAAAAGTCAGTCGCTGATTCTGGTTGGTGAGACCGGTAGTGGTAAAACCACTCAG ATTCCTCAATTTGTTTTGGAAGCTGTTGATAGGGAGTCTTCAGATAAAAGCAGGAAGATGATTGCATGTACCCAGCCTCGTAGGGTGGCTGCAATGTCAGTGTCTCGCCGTGTTGCTGAAGAGATGGATGTTACCATTGGGGAAGAGGTTGGTTACAGCATTCGTTTTGAAGACTGCAGCAGTGCCAGAACAGTATTGAA GTATCTAACAGATGGTATGCTTTTAAGAGAAGCCATGACAGATCCACTGTTAGAACGATACAGTGTAATAATTCTTGATGAGGCTCATGAGAGGACTTTAGCAACAGATGTTCTGTTTGGGCTTCTGAAGGAAGTATTGAAAAATAGACCTGATATGAAGCTGGTTGTTATGAGTGCTACACTTGAGGCTGAGAAGTTTCAGGGTTATTTCAACGGTGCACCACTAATGAAGGTTCCTGGCAGGCTTCATCCAGTTGAAATTTTTTACACTGAGGAACCTGAGAGGGACTACCTGGAGGCAGCAATTCGAACTGTTGTACAGATTCATATGTATGAGACTCCAGGAGATATACTTGTTTTTTTAACTGGAGAAGAGGAGATAGAAGATGCATGCCGCAAAATCAACAAAGAAATTTCAAACCTGGGTGATCAGGTTGGTCCAGTGAAAGTGGTGCCCCTGTATTCAACTCTCCCTCCAGCTATGCAGCAGAAAATATTTGACGCTGCTCCTCCTCCCGCAACAGAAGGCGGTCCTGCAGGAAGGAAAATTGTGGTGTCAACTAACATTGCAGAAACTTCTCTGACCATAGATGGGATCGTGTATGTTATTGATCCAGGTTTTTCTAAACAGAAAGTTTATAACCCACGAGTGCGTGTTGAATCCTTGTTGGTATCTCCGATTTCTAAGGCTAGTGCACATCAGAGGTCAGGGCGTGCTGGAAGAACTCAGCCAGGCAAATGTTTCAGACTATATACTGAGAAAAGTTTCCATAATGATCTTGTACCTCAGACATATCCAGAAATATTGAGATCAAATCTTGCAAATACAGTGCTTACTTTGAAGAAACTAGGAATAGATGATTTGgttcattttgattttatggATCCCCCTGCTCCAGAGACATTAATGAGAGCACTCGAAGTTTTGAATTATTTGGGTGCATTGGATGATGATGGTAACTTGACCAAGCTGGGTGAGATTATGAGCGAGTTCCCTCTAGATCCTCAGATGTCAAAGATGCTTGTTGTTAGCCCCGAGTTTAACTGCTCAAATGAGATTTTGTCGATTTCTGCCATGCTTTCAG ATAGTTGCAGTTTCTCAGTATTATCTcatgaagcaaatggtgtggtCTCGCCTCTATGCATCTGCTAA